A stretch of DNA from Gemmatimonadota bacterium:
CGGTAGCCGGCATGACTCGGTAGTTGGCATGAGGGGTCGAAAGTTGGCATAGGGGTCAAACCATGACAGCCAGATCCGCTCTCCCACTTACTTCTGCTCCTACTCCTGATACCCGCCTCCCTTCGAGGACAGGGGACGGATATCCAGGCGTTCTTCGACCTCCTTGGCGCGGATCCCGAGCAAACGGCGGTCGCGGAGCGAGCAATTCTCGACGGGTGGGACGATTCCCATGCCGCCATGCTCGTCGAGCTCCAGCGCTTCGCCCAGAGGCGCGATCGGCCTCGCCTCTTGGCATTACTCGAGAGCGGCACCGGACAGTCCTTCGGGCAGGACCTGGATCGGTGGTGGGATTGGATTTGGGCAACAAATCCCGGTACACATCCCGACTACTCGATGTTCAAGGCGCAGCTGTACGCGACTATCGACCCGAGCTTCCGCGACTACTTCGACGACGGCCTCGCGGCGAACATCCGTCTCGACGAAATCCGGTGGGGAGGCGTGGTGCGCGACGGGATTCCGCCGCTCGACCTGCCTGCTCTCACCAACGCGCGTCGGGCCCGGTACCTGGACGACGACAACATCGTGTTCGGCATCGCGATCAACGGGGAGGAACGTGCATACCCCAAGCGCATCATGGCCTGGCACGAGATGGTCAAGGACACCATCGGTGGCGAGCACTTCACGGGCGTGTACTGCACCCTCTGCGGCTCGATGATCCTCTACCGATCGACGATTGACGGGGAACACCACGAGCTCGGCACCAGCGGATTCCTCTACCGCTCCAACAAATTGATGTACGACCATGCCACTCGGTCGCTTTGGTCCACGCTGTCCGGCGACCCGGTCGTGGGCCCTCTCGCGGAGCGCGACATCGAGTTGGAGCCTCTCTTCGTCGTCACCACGACATGGGGGGAGTGGCGGCGTCGCCATCCACGCACGAAAGTGCTTTCGATCGATACCGGGTATAATCGTGACTATCGCGAGGGGGTGGCGTACCGCGACTACTTCAGTACCGACGAGCTCATGTTCTCCGTGCCCGAACTGGACACGCGCCTCAAGAACAAGGACGAGGTTCTCGCGCTGCGGCTTGCCGAAGTTCCGATGGAGCAGCTGGCCATATCAGTCGAATTCCTCGCAGACCGGACCGTGTATCACGATTCGCTCGGCGCCGTTGATTTCGTCGTGTTGACCGACCAGAGCGGTGCGAGCCGCGTGTACGAAACGCGTGGCCGGCGGTTTTCCCGCTGGGACGGTCAAGACGAAGTCCGGGACGACAGAGGCGAGCGTTGGACGCTGACTGAAGCGGCCCTCACCAGCCCCGATCAGACATCCCTACGACGGCTACCTTCGCACCGTGCGTTCTGGTTCGGATGGTACGCGCAGTATCCTGAAACGCGCCTGGTTTACTGAAACGCGGACGATCACCGGAGCTCCCCCCCCGAGGTGAAGCGACATTGTTGACCCTCACAATGTTGTACAGTATTGTTGTACAACTTATAGGGGGCACTTCATGTCAGAACACGTCACCTACAGCTACGCGCGCCAGAACCTCGCAAAGATCCTCCGTGAGGCCGAAGAGCGGCAGGAGCCGATCATCATCCGGAGGCGGGGTCATGAGGACATGGCGCTGATTCCTGCGGACGAACTCCGCAGTCTTGAAGAATCCGCGCACCTGCTCCGCTCTCCTAAGAACGCGAAGCGCCTACTTCAGGCCCTCCAGCGAGCTCTTGAGAATAGCGGCACCCCAGAAACCGTCGGGTCCTTGAGATCGCGGCTTGGCCTCGAGTAGGGACTCCCCTTCGAGCCGGGCCGCCTTCTTCCAGGATGAGTTCAGGGAAGATCTGCGTTTCTGGATCGACACCAATCGGCGCGTCGCCCTCAAGGTCATGGACTTGGTGGAGGCGGTCACCCGAGACCCCTTCAAGGGAATTGGAAAACCCGAGCCGATCAGGCACTTCGGCGCGAATGTGTGGTCGCGCAGGATCACTCAGGAGCACCGACTCGTCTATTTGGTGCGCAACGATCGGATCGACTTCCTCCAGTGCCGATACCACTACTAAAGCTACCGTCGCACTCTATACCACGAGTATACGTACGAGGGAAAAGAAGTTCATCCCCGTCGTACTCGTGGATTCTTGACCGCGCAGAAATCCGTTATCACTGGGACTTTCCATACTTCGAGGTCGAGAAATGCACGGACCCGCCGTGGGGGCATTTCAAGTCGGATTTCATTTGGTTTCACCGCCCGCTGTCAGATTACTGGAAGGCATTCACAGCGGCAGGCTTCGACGTGGTGGATTTCGAGAAGCCCAGAATCACCGAAGACCGATAGCATCTTGCCGAGACGGAAAAACAGCTGAGGAACTGCCGGACCCGCCCCTATTCGGTGGCGTTCAAGCTGCAGAAGAAATCTAGAACTACGTAACAAGACGCTCGATTCGGCGAGCGGGAGGCTGAAGAACAGCGCGAGGTCAAACAGCAACGAGGTCCGATCAAGCGAAGTGGGTGTCGGGTCGTGGTTGGCGGACGCCGTCGACATCCACGTCGAGTTTCTCGTCGTAGAAGCAGACCAGACCCGCGATCGATGTCGCCTCCGGCATCGGGGTCCGGTAGCTCCACGCGATGTCGCGCTCGACGCGGCCGTTGATCGACGCCGACCAGTACGTCGCGTCGCCCTTGTAGGGACAAGACGACCGGGTGGTGCTCGGCTCGAGGAGGTCCAGCTTGACGTCGGTCATGGGCAGGTACTGGCGCGTCGGCGCTCCGGTCTCGAAGAGCAGTGTAGGTTTGTGAGAGTCGGCAAGGACGACACCATCGATGCTGATCACGACGTGGCGTGACGATGCGAGGGCGTCGACTCGGGTGAACGGACTACGGGGATGCACGAAGACTTCTACGTCCTCTTCGAACCACCGATCGACGGCCTTGAAGTCGATCGTCACCAGTTCCCTGAGTTCCTCGGACGGCGAGTCGGGATAACGCTTGCCGGCTCCGGTGAGCACCTTCCCCGCGGCATGGAAGTCATACCGTTGCGCGCCGTCGAGGTCGCTGCTTTGGCGCGGTGCATCGCTGGACTCTCGAAGCTCGCCCTTGAGGTCCTCGGGCCGGAAGAACCAGGTGGGCCAGTACGGGATCTCCCAGACGAAGGTGAACGCGCGTGCGTCGACGACGACCTGTCCGTCGACGAGGGCTCGGATCCACTTGTGGCCCGGGACCATGCGCGGCACACCGCTGGCCGGCTCCTCGGCTGGGGGGAGGGTAGAGGGCTCGGCTGGGTTCATGGTCGGATCTCCTCGAATGTGACTGTCGGCTGAAGCGCGTCGCCCGCTCAGTCCATGCCCGCCTGCTCCCTCACATAACGCGCTGCGTCCTCGTGCGTCGCGAACCAGACATCTCCCTTCGCCTGGATGTGGTCGATCAGCCCCTCCAGGGCGACGATGCGTGAGCGGTGGCCGCTCACGTGCGGGTGCATGGTGAGCAAGAACATCGTGCCCTCTTCCCACGCCTTATCGAACTCGTCGATCCACACCTGCATGACGTCACGCGGATTCATGTAGCTGTTGCCACGCGGGTTGAAGAGCGGTGCGTCGTCCAGGATCCACTCGACCGGAAGCTCCACGACCCCGGTCGGTTCGCCATCCTGCAGGAGCTCGTACGGACGGTCGTCGGCCATGAGCGAGCTCTCGTACAGGAAGCCCAGCTCACGAACGATCCGGAGGGTGTTGGGGCTGTGGTTCCACGACGGCGCCCGGTAGCCGACCGGCCGCTCGCCGGTGATCTCCTCGATGGCGTCGAGGGCCTGGCGGAGCAGGCGCTCCTCCGTCGCGCCGTCGAGCGAAGCGTTCGACTCGTGGATCCATCCGTGCACCCCGATCTCGTGCATGCCCGAGGCGTTGATCACGTCGGCCTGTTCCGGGGCGAGCTTGAGACTCCAAGCCGGGAAGAAGAACGTGGCCGGGATGTTCTCACCGTCGAGGAGGCGAACGATACGGGGTAGCGCGACGCGCGATCCGTATTCGCCTTGCGACAGGGGACCGATGCTGAACGTTCCCGAGCGAAGCCCTTGGATCGTCTCGTTGTCGACGTCGAAGGAGAGGAGGACCGCTACCCGTGCGCCGCCCGGCCACGACTCCGGATTGAGGTCGCGGCCCGCGCGGACCCGGTTCACGCCGGCCCGGACGTACTCCTCCGACCAGTTCCACGGCTCGCCCCGCTCCTGTGCGGCCTGCGCCGGGGCGTCGGGGATCTGGCATGCCGCGGCGTTGAGGCAGAGCACGATGGGAGCGAGGAACAGCGGGCCCGTCGATCGGGGTGACGTAGTCTTCAGGTTCATCGGACAACTCCGTGTGGGGTTGCCCTCAGCCTAACTCCCGCCTCGGGTCCAGACTAGCAGGGTGCCCGGAATTAACACTCCGTGCTCCTCAGGGGTCTTTATTTCAGCCTTGTGACGCTTGAAAAGGAGTCCCCCTTGCAAAAGGAGTCCCTCGTGAAACACAGCGCCCTCCTTACTACCCTGTTCACTACAGCGATGCTGACCATGGCATCGGCACCGGCTGCGGCTCAGAACCTGGCCGGCGTGTGGGAGATCACCCGGGAGACTGGACGCGGCACGATCGTCCAGACGCTCACGCTCACAGTGGAAGGCTCGACGGTCACTGGAAACCTCGAGTTCAATTTTGGTGGTCGTGGCGGCGGTGGCGGTGGCGGTGGCCCGCAGTCCTTCCCGGTCTCGGACGGGACCGTCAACGGGAACCAGTTCAGCTTCACGGTCACGTTGAGCTTCGGCGGGAACTCCTTCGATCAGATGTACTCGGGTACCATCGACGGTGAAACCCTCTCGGGGACCATCCGAGGCGGTCGCGGCGACCAGCCGTTCACGGCGAAGCGCCCCGAATGACTTTATAGACCGTATATTCGCGGTCACGATCGATACTTGCGGTCACGATCGGATTCGATGATCGCAGGCGATTTTTCAGCGAGGGAGAGGGACTGAACGATGTCGACGATTCGAACGAGGAAGATATGGCTGGTGGCGCTGCTTCCCGTCTTCGCAGCCTGCGGAATCGGCGAGGCCAGCGACGTTCCAGACCTTGAGGTCGTGGCGGTGGAACGCGGCGACCTCATCGTCACCGCTTCGTCCACCGGGGTCTTGGAGCCCGTTCGGACGGTGGAAGTCACGTCCAAAGCCTCGGGCGAGATCATGCGTCTCTACGTCGATGTCGGTGACGAGGTAGAACCGGGAGCCCTTCTGGTGGAGGTCGATCCCCGGGATGTGCGCAATACCGCCGATCAAGCGGACGCCGATATCGCGGTGGCCGAGGCACGTATGGCCATCTCCGAGCGACAGGTGGAGCGCTCGCGGGAGCTCCTGGCGTCCGGCGTGATCTCGGCCCAGGAGCACGAGAGCAGAACGCTGGAGTACGCCAACGCCCGAGCCTCGCTCATCAAGGCGCAAACGAACTTGGAGCTGGCACAGTTGCGCCTCGAGGACGTGACGATTCGCGCTCCGATGGCCGGCACGATCCTCGAGAAGAACGTGGAAGAAGGCCAGGTCATCCAATCCTCGGGCCAAAACGTCTCGAGTGGAACCACGCTCCTGATCATGGCCAACCTGGACGTCGTCCAGGTGCGGGTTTTACTGGACGAAGGGGACTTGGGCGAGATCCGGGAGGGCATGACGACCTTCGTGACGGTGGATGCCTACCCGGACCAAACGTTCATCGGAATGGTGGACCAGATCGAGCCGCAGGCCGTGGTTCAGCGGAGCGGAACGTTGTTTCCGCTCATCGTTCGACTGGACAACAGGGCCCGGCTGCTCAAGCCGGGCATGAACACGGAGGTCGAGATCCAGACCGGTGAAGCCACGGGAGTCCTGTTGATTCCGAACAACTCCGTGGTGATGCCTCAGGATGCCGAGCCCGCTGCAATGGCGCTCGGCCTCGACCCCGACGCCATCGATATGGAGA
This window harbors:
- a CDS encoding DUF427 domain-containing protein; the encoded protein is MNPAEPSTLPPAEEPASGVPRMVPGHKWIRALVDGQVVVDARAFTFVWEIPYWPTWFFRPEDLKGELRESSDAPRQSSDLDGAQRYDFHAAGKVLTGAGKRYPDSPSEELRELVTIDFKAVDRWFEEDVEVFVHPRSPFTRVDALASSRHVVISIDGVVLADSHKPTLLFETGAPTRQYLPMTDVKLDLLEPSTTRSSCPYKGDATYWSASINGRVERDIAWSYRTPMPEATSIAGLVCFYDEKLDVDVDGVRQPRPDTHFA
- a CDS encoding Txe/YoeB family addiction module toxin; amino-acid sequence: MASSRDSPSSRAAFFQDEFREDLRFWIDTNRRVALKVMDLVEAVTRDPFKGIGKPEPIRHFGANVWSRRITQEHRLVYLVRNDRIDFLQCRYHY
- a CDS encoding type II toxin-antitoxin system Phd/YefM family antitoxin, producing MSEHVTYSYARQNLAKILREAEERQEPIIIRRRGHEDMALIPADELRSLEESAHLLRSPKNAKRLLQALQRALENSGTPETVGSLRSRLGLE
- a CDS encoding efflux RND transporter periplasmic adaptor subunit is translated as MSTIRTRKIWLVALLPVFAACGIGEASDVPDLEVVAVERGDLIVTASSTGVLEPVRTVEVTSKASGEIMRLYVDVGDEVEPGALLVEVDPRDVRNTADQADADIAVAEARMAISERQVERSRELLASGVISAQEHESRTLEYANARASLIKAQTNLELAQLRLEDVTIRAPMAGTILEKNVEEGQVIQSSGQNVSSGTTLLIMANLDVVQVRVLLDEGDLGEIREGMTTFVTVDAYPDQTFIGMVDQIEPQAVVQRSGTLFPLIVRLDNRARLLKPGMNTEVEIQTGEATGVLLIPNNSVVMPQDAEPAAMALGLDPDAIDMESMMGSMFGSSGMGNMFAGGGRGGGSGAGGDHDAGAQRTAGGGQSQGGSDAQGGFEAFRARMPGGDGSQNFSRMQYGQAGQRGGMGGMREGGFGMGQYTRGSATGAARTERAVVFVVEEDGTIEPRMVMIGLTDWDRTQVVSGLEEGDYVALIGPARLQAERDEFLERMRSMGGNPFGVWEVWEVTEVAWWHVAALASSLGGE
- a CDS encoding DUF3179 domain-containing protein codes for the protein MLVELQRFAQRRDRPRLLALLESGTGQSFGQDLDRWWDWIWATNPGTHPDYSMFKAQLYATIDPSFRDYFDDGLAANIRLDEIRWGGVVRDGIPPLDLPALTNARRARYLDDDNIVFGIAINGEERAYPKRIMAWHEMVKDTIGGEHFTGVYCTLCGSMILYRSTIDGEHHELGTSGFLYRSNKLMYDHATRSLWSTLSGDPVVGPLAERDIELEPLFVVTTTWGEWRRRHPRTKVLSIDTGYNRDYREGVAYRDYFSTDELMFSVPELDTRLKNKDEVLALRLAEVPMEQLAISVEFLADRTVYHDSLGAVDFVVLTDQSGASRVYETRGRRFSRWDGQDEVRDDRGERWTLTEAALTSPDQTSLRRLPSHRAFWFGWYAQYPETRLVY
- a CDS encoding polysaccharide deacetylase — encoded protein: MNLKTTSPRSTGPLFLAPIVLCLNAAACQIPDAPAQAAQERGEPWNWSEEYVRAGVNRVRAGRDLNPESWPGGARVAVLLSFDVDNETIQGLRSGTFSIGPLSQGEYGSRVALPRIVRLLDGENIPATFFFPAWSLKLAPEQADVINASGMHEIGVHGWIHESNASLDGATEERLLRQALDAIEEITGERPVGYRAPSWNHSPNTLRIVRELGFLYESSLMADDRPYELLQDGEPTGVVELPVEWILDDAPLFNPRGNSYMNPRDVMQVWIDEFDKAWEEGTMFLLTMHPHVSGHRSRIVALEGLIDHIQAKGDVWFATHEDAARYVREQAGMD